From a single Piliocolobus tephrosceles isolate RC106 chromosome 21, ASM277652v3, whole genome shotgun sequence genomic region:
- the NDUFA13 gene encoding NADH dehydrogenase [ubiquinone] 1 alpha subcomplex subunit 13: protein MAVAVCHFRPGPEVWNTASMEVSKVRQDMPPPGGYGPIDYKRNLPRRGLSGYSMLAIGIGTLLYGQWSIMKWNRERRRLQIEDFEARIALMPLFQAETDRRTLQMLRENLEEEAVIMKDVPDWKVGESVFNTTRWVPPLIGELYGLHTMEEALHASHGFMWYA from the exons ATGGCGGTGGCAGTATGTCACTTCCGCCCGGGACCGGAAGTGTGGAATACTGCGAGCATGGAGGTGTCGAAGGTGAGGCAGGACATGCCCCCGCCGGGGGGCTATGGGCCCATCGACTACAAACGAAACTTGCCGCGTCGAGGACTGTCGG GCTACAGCATGCTGGCCATAGGCATTGGAACCCTGCTGTACGGGCAGTGGAGCATAATGAAGTGGAACCGTGAGCGCAG GCGCCTACAGATTGAGGACTTCGAGGCCCGCATCGCGCTGATGCCACTGTTCCAGGCAGAAACTGACCGGAG GACCTTGCAGATGCTTCGGGAGAACCTAGAGGAGGAGGCCGTCATCATGAAGGACGTGCCCGACTGGAAG GTGGGAGAGTCTGTGTTCAACACAACCCGCTGGGTGCCCCCCTTGATCGGGGAGCTGTATGGGCTGCACACCATGGAGGAGGCTCTCCATGCCAGCCATGGCTTCATGTGGTATGCATAG